The stretch of DNA AGCGGTCGCTCAAACCATCGGCCCAGAAGAATCCATCACCGAAGAAATCACCCGATTGCGCTTAGCGGTGCGTGGCGGTGGAGCATAATAGTCTATTACGCCGAAGGCGTTTCACATCATAGCCCAGCGTCGCGAACGAAGTGAGCGCTCCCTGGGTAGAGTCTTTGCGTGATGCGAGAATTCACGATCATAAAAAAAGAAAACGGACCACGAAATACGCGAAACACACGAAAGAAAAAAGAAGGAGTTAGATAAAGTCTGTACGTCTTAGGGTAGACTCATGAATGCCTGAGTAATTTTTCTTATGGTTTTGGGTTTTTGATTTTCGTGTCTTTCGTTTATTTCGTGGTTCGTTTTTGGAGCAAACGAATGATTGAGATCATCTTTAAGGACGAGAGTTACCGTATCATGGGCGCCTGCTTCGGTGTCTATAAGGAAATGGGTTGCGGATTTCTCGAAGCGGTTTACCAGGAGTGTCTCGAACACGAGCTTACGATTCAAGAAATACCATTTCAGCCCCACGTGGCATTGGATTTGAATTACAAGGGGCGGCGTTTAACTCAATCCTATGTCCCCGATTTTGTGTGTTACAACCAGATCATTCTAGAAATCAAAGCTGTCTCCCGGTTGGGTAACGAACATCGTGCTCAAGTGATCAATTATTTAAAAGGGACGGGTTATCGCTTGGGGTTACTCGTCAACTTCGGGCACACGCCCCAGTTGGAGTGGGAGCGGATTGTCCTTTGAAGATAAAGAACCACGAAAAACACGAATGACACGAAAAAAACATAGGTTTTTCATGCAGACTTTTGTATTGATTCCAACGGAAACGCTGCAAGGCTTCGGTGTTTCTCAGCATCGTTTTCGTGTCTTTCGTTTCTTTCGTGGTTCTTGAATTTCCTTTATGGTTTTAGGCGTAAACGGTCTCGCTGGTTTTTTTCTGTAACAATCACCCACAAAACCGCAAGTAAGGGGTGTCAACCAGTGCGTAGTACCGATGTTTGAGGCGAAAAAATCATGGCGACTCTTCCCCAATGCCCGACTTGCGGCTGTGAAATGGCCTTTGACTTTCCGTCGGGGCTCTGCCCCGATTGCCTTTTCGCAGCCGGGTTGAATGGTGACGATGAGAGTGACCACGACAATGCCAGTTCCGGCGAAGCGGGGCCGTTGGTTGTGAAGACTCCACCAACGGGCGGCTTTGTTCCGCCGCTGCCGACCTTGTTGGCCAAGCATTTTCCACAATTGGAAATCCTCGCGCTGCTGGGGCAGGGGGGGATGGGAGCGGTTTATACGGCGCGGCAGAAAAAATTAGACCGACTCGTCGCCCTGAAAATCATCCGTCCCGAATCGGCCAACGACCCCGCCTTTGCCGAACGCTTCAATCGCGAAGCCCGCACGTTGGCTCGCCTCAGCCATCCCGGCATCGTCGCTGTGCATGACTTTGGTGAAGTCGTGATGTCGCAATCGGATCTCGGAGACGAAACGCCCCGCGCGTTGTATTATTTTGTGATGGAATACGTCGACGGTGCCAACCTGCGGCAATTGATCGCCGGTGGGGATCTTTCCCCGGTGCAATCCATGGCCATCATTCCGCAGATCTGTGACGCACTGCAATTCGCGCATGAAGCCGGTGTGGTACATCGCGACATCAAACCGGAAAATATTCTTCTGGACCGCGGTGGCCGGGTGAAGATCGCCGACTTTGGTTTGGCAAAGCTCGCCTCCGGTTCGGAATTAGACTTTACGCTGACCGGCACGCACCAAGTGATGGGAACCCCGCTGTACATGGCCCCCGAACAGATGGAAGGTTCCAACACCGTCGATCATCGCGCCGACATTTATTCGCTCGGCGTGGTGTTCTATGAAATGCTCACCGGTCATCTTCCCATGGGACAGTTCGATCCTCCCTCGCAGCAAATCGAAGTCGACGCGCGGTTGGACCAGGTCATTCTCCGCGCCCTGGCTCGTGAACCGCAGCGGCGCTACCAACACGCCGCTGAAATCAGCAACGACGTGAACATCATTCGCGGCATTTACAGTAGCGAAGCGCTGCAGAGTCTTCACGAAGTCGGCGGCGTCTGGCCGGGAGTCTCGACGATTTTTGAAGGCGCCGTTGGAAAAGTTACCGGCGGCATGCGACCGGGAGCGATTCGCCGTTTCTGCGCTGCCCCAGCGTCTCCCGGCATCGTGGCGGCGATTCTCAGCGTGTTCGGCTGCTTGATGATATTTGTCCCTTGGTCATTCGACACTCGGATCACGAACAGCCATGGACAGTATAGGTTTGGCTATGACAATCCGATCAGTATTATTGTGACGATTGTGTATTTCTTGCTAACATTGGTCATGGTCGTTGGGACCACTCCCCAAAAACGACCGTGGTGGCGACCATGGGGTATCGCTCTCACTGGCTCAGCCGCGCTCTGCTTCGTTTTGATGTATTATGCCGACGTCGTCGATCGCACTAGCGTTAGCTCAAGCGTCGGGTATCTTGTTGCTTTGGGGGTCAGCATGACCCTGATGTTCGTTGGAACCTGGGACCTGCGGTGTTGGCTGCACCGACCGCGTGTCGCCGGAAGCCGGAGTTCATTGCCGCAAATGATCAGTGCAGCCGGCGGT from Symmachiella dynata encodes:
- a CDS encoding GxxExxY protein — translated: MIEIIFKDESYRIMGACFGVYKEMGCGFLEAVYQECLEHELTIQEIPFQPHVALDLNYKGRRLTQSYVPDFVCYNQIILEIKAVSRLGNEHRAQVINYLKGTGYRLGLLVNFGHTPQLEWERIVL
- a CDS encoding serine/threonine-protein kinase, encoding MATLPQCPTCGCEMAFDFPSGLCPDCLFAAGLNGDDESDHDNASSGEAGPLVVKTPPTGGFVPPLPTLLAKHFPQLEILALLGQGGMGAVYTARQKKLDRLVALKIIRPESANDPAFAERFNREARTLARLSHPGIVAVHDFGEVVMSQSDLGDETPRALYYFVMEYVDGANLRQLIAGGDLSPVQSMAIIPQICDALQFAHEAGVVHRDIKPENILLDRGGRVKIADFGLAKLASGSELDFTLTGTHQVMGTPLYMAPEQMEGSNTVDHRADIYSLGVVFYEMLTGHLPMGQFDPPSQQIEVDARLDQVILRALAREPQRRYQHAAEISNDVNIIRGIYSSEALQSLHEVGGVWPGVSTIFEGAVGKVTGGMRPGAIRRFCAAPASPGIVAAILSVFGCLMIFVPWSFDTRITNSHGQYRFGYDNPISIIVTIVYFLLTLVMVVGTTPQKRPWWRPWGIALTGSAALCFVLMYYADVVDRTSVSSSVGYLVALGVSMTLMFVGTWDLRCWLHRPRVAGSRSSLPQMISAAGGSPRAPFPATMSPGSSLRNTGRDWVTLTRQQVETELLPDVCMVCGEPAFDRVNVTFTDCGMSKPFYDNWFMSTARMRIPCSVCPKHRSHWRRLLKTAIGGLIAGVLFCFIIAICLADAYWNDPDVVIGGTLSVSILSAVLWITAIVYVACTRVSAESITDEHIKLQRVSPEFVAAVLQKWPENASASSTG